A genome region from Chiroxiphia lanceolata isolate bChiLan1 chromosome 5, bChiLan1.pri, whole genome shotgun sequence includes the following:
- the PDE6H gene encoding retinal cone rhodopsin-sensitive cGMP 3',5'-cyclic phosphodiesterase subunit gamma, with the protein MSETPAATLNTGDAPAGSTTPRKGPPKFKQRQTRQFKSKPPKKGVRGFGDDIPGMEGLGTDITVICPWEAFSHLELHELAQFGII; encoded by the exons ATGAGTGAGACCCCAGCTGCCACCCTCAACACTGGAGATGCTCCAGCTGGTTCCACCACACCACGCAAGGGGCCTCCCAAGTTCAAGCAGAGACAGACAAGGCAGTTCAAGAGCAAGCCTCCCAAAAAAGGAGTAAGAGG GTTTGGAGATGACATCCCAGGCATGGAGGGACTGGGCACAG ATATCACAGTGATTTGCCCATGGGAAGCTTTCAGCCATCTGGAACTGCACGAGCTGGCCCAGTTTGGGATCATCTAA
- the ARHGDIB gene encoding rho GDP-dissociation inhibitor 2 yields MTEKTQEPHVEEDDDELDGKLNYKPPPQKTLQELQELDKDDESLAKYKKSLLGDGPVVVDPTAPNVVVTRLTLVCDSAPGPITMDLTGDIEALKKETFILKEGVEYRVKIHFRVNRDIVSGLKYVQHTYRTGVKVDKATFMVGSYGPRPEEYEFLTPIEEAPKGMLARGTYHNKSFFTDDDKHDHLTWEWNLSIKKEWTE; encoded by the exons ATGACTGAGAAGACCCAAGAACCTCATGTGGAAGAAGATGATGATGAGCTGGATGGGAAACTCAATTACAAACCTCCTCCCCAGAAaaccctgcaggagctgcaagAGTTGGACAAGGATGATGAAAGCCTTGCTAAGTACAAGAAGTCCCTGCTGGGAGATGGACCTGTGGTAGTAG ACCCAACAGCTCCCAATGTGGTGGTCACTCGACTCACTCTGGTATGTGACTCTGCTCCAGGACCGATCACTATGGACCTTACAG GTGACATTGAAGCACTCAAGAAAGAGACCTTTATATTAAAGGAAGGAGTGGAATACAGAGTTAAAATCCACTTCAGA GTAAACAGGGACATTGTGTCAGGACTGAAATATGTGCAGCACACCTACCGGACAGGGGTGAAGG TGGACAAAGCCACATTCATGGTTGGCAGCTATGGGCCACGGCCAGAGGAATACGAGTTCCTGACACCTATTGAAGAGGCTCCTAAGGGTATGCTGGCTCGAGGCACCTATCACAACAAATCCTTCTTCACGGATGATGACAAGCATGACCATCTCACCTGGGAGTGGAACCTGTCCATCAAAAAGGAATGGACAGAATGA